The Lineus longissimus chromosome 2, tnLinLong1.2, whole genome shotgun sequence genome window below encodes:
- the LOC135503623 gene encoding cotranscriptional regulator ARB2A-like isoform X2, whose amino-acid sequence MTRYFGVLGIGLLRLNIRDTGKLLFGINIVKNMNTGANPGSSGKTRSAFDEHEIKREEEKKKFPRDLQGFGYKFNEAGELRDIKTDGGFEFNVKEGDHHHNQVRYEALGDVITEYIYDLLEKETKLKRVHVPIDAGKDNPRSFFFMSEDAMENPDKLMILIHGSGVVRAGQWARRLIINDNLDMGTQIPFIKKAKEEGYGVIVLNTNENEVIKKKKKLLIEGNSTPELHTLYVWDNFIRKAKANSIAIVAHSYGGVVTVNLASHREESLDRVFAVAFTDSVHSFQLQETPNHVIKFFKENAQNWISSDKPLDTPSACRSKVDCPCVSAGHMKHEMTSCNSMDSIFKFLAGKYAAGEKREEL is encoded by the exons ATGACGAGATATTTTGGAGTATTGGGGATAGGGCTCCTGAGATTGAACATACGTGACACCGGCAAACTCTTATTTGGCATCAACATTGTAAAGAACATGAACACAGGAGCAAATCCGGGTTCTTCTG GTAAAACAAGGAGTGCCTTTGACGAGCACGAAATCAAGAGggaagaagagaagaaaaaattCCCTCGAGATCTCCAAGGCTTTGGATACAAATTCAATGAAg CTGGGGAACTCCGTGACATAAAAACTGACGGCGGGTTTGAATTCAACGTGAAAGAAGGcgaccatcatcacaatcaagtTCGATATGAGGCCCTAGGTGAC GTGATAACAGAGTATATCTATGACCTGCTTGAAAAAGAAACCAAGTTGAAGAGGGTGCATGTGCCG ATTGATGCCGGTAAGGACAATCCCAGAAGTTTCTTCTTCATGAGTGAGGATGCCATGGAGAATCCTGATAAGTTGATGATCTTGATCCACGGAAGCGGTGTAGTTAGAGCTGGGCAGTGGGCACGCAG ActaatcatcaatgataatttGGACATGGGAACACAGATACCGTTTATCAAGAAGGCAAAAGAAGAAGGATATGGCGTCATAGTGCTTAacacaaatgaaaatgaagtgatcaagaaaaagaaaaagttatTAATTGAG GGAAACTCCACTCCAGAGCTGCACACACTCTATGTATGGGACAATTTCATCCGGAAAGCAAAAGCTAATAGTATTGCTATAGTTGCTCATAGTTACGGAGGAGTAGTTACTGTTAACCTG GCAAGCCACCGAGAAGAGAGCTTAGATCGAGTATTTGCCGTCGCCTTCACCGACTCAGTTCACAGTTTCCAGCTACAAGAGACGCCAAACCATGTCATCAAGTTCTTCAAAGAG AATGCCCAGAACTGGATTTCAAGTGACAAACCGTTAGATACACCATCAGCTTGTAGAAGTAAAGTAGATTGTCCTTGTGTTTCTGCTG GTCATATGAAGCACGAGATGACATCCTGCAACAGTATGGACTCCATCTTCAAATTCTTAGCAGGAAAATATGCTGCTGGAGAGAAGCGGGAGGAATTATAG
- the LOC135503623 gene encoding cotranscriptional regulator ARB2A-like isoform X4 encodes MYPQVYATFGVMAGVEAKGKTRSAFDEHEIKREEEKKKFPRDLQGFGYKFNEAGELRDIKTDGGFEFNVKEGDHHHNQVRYEALGDVITEYIYDLLEKETKLKRVHVPIDAGKDNPRSFFFMSEDAMENPDKLMILIHGSGVVRAGQWARRLIINDNLDMGTQIPFIKKAKEEGYGVIVLNTNENEVIKKKKKLLIEGNSTPELHTLYVWDNFIRKAKANSIAIVAHSYGGVVTVNLASHREESLDRVFAVAFTDSVHSFQLQETPNHVIKFFKENAQNWISSDKPLDTPSACRSKVDCPCVSAGHMKHEMTSCNSMDSIFKFLAGKYAAGEKREEL; translated from the exons GTTTATGCTACATTTGGTGTAATGGCTGGCGTAGAAGCAAAAG GTAAAACAAGGAGTGCCTTTGACGAGCACGAAATCAAGAGggaagaagagaagaaaaaattCCCTCGAGATCTCCAAGGCTTTGGATACAAATTCAATGAAg CTGGGGAACTCCGTGACATAAAAACTGACGGCGGGTTTGAATTCAACGTGAAAGAAGGcgaccatcatcacaatcaagtTCGATATGAGGCCCTAGGTGAC GTGATAACAGAGTATATCTATGACCTGCTTGAAAAAGAAACCAAGTTGAAGAGGGTGCATGTGCCG ATTGATGCCGGTAAGGACAATCCCAGAAGTTTCTTCTTCATGAGTGAGGATGCCATGGAGAATCCTGATAAGTTGATGATCTTGATCCACGGAAGCGGTGTAGTTAGAGCTGGGCAGTGGGCACGCAG ActaatcatcaatgataatttGGACATGGGAACACAGATACCGTTTATCAAGAAGGCAAAAGAAGAAGGATATGGCGTCATAGTGCTTAacacaaatgaaaatgaagtgatcaagaaaaagaaaaagttatTAATTGAG GGAAACTCCACTCCAGAGCTGCACACACTCTATGTATGGGACAATTTCATCCGGAAAGCAAAAGCTAATAGTATTGCTATAGTTGCTCATAGTTACGGAGGAGTAGTTACTGTTAACCTG GCAAGCCACCGAGAAGAGAGCTTAGATCGAGTATTTGCCGTCGCCTTCACCGACTCAGTTCACAGTTTCCAGCTACAAGAGACGCCAAACCATGTCATCAAGTTCTTCAAAGAG AATGCCCAGAACTGGATTTCAAGTGACAAACCGTTAGATACACCATCAGCTTGTAGAAGTAAAGTAGATTGTCCTTGTGTTTCTGCTG GTCATATGAAGCACGAGATGACATCCTGCAACAGTATGGACTCCATCTTCAAATTCTTAGCAGGAAAATATGCTGCTGGAGAGAAGCGGGAGGAATTATAG
- the LOC135503623 gene encoding cotranscriptional regulator ARB2A-like isoform X3, whose amino-acid sequence MNLGQFMDFSSIFFISATTLLLVVVVYATFGVMAGVEAKGKTRSAFDEHEIKREEEKKKFPRDLQGFGYKFNEAGELRDIKTDGGFEFNVKEGDHHHNQVRYEALGDVITEYIYDLLEKETKLKRVHVPIDAGKDNPRSFFFMSEDAMENPDKLMILIHGSGVVRAGQWARRLIINDNLDMGTQIPFIKKAKEEGYGVIVLNTNENEVIKKKKKLLIEGNSTPELHTLYVWDNFIRKAKANSIAIVAHSYGGVVTVNLASHREESLDRVFAVAFTDSVHSFQLQETPNHVIKFFKENAQNWISSDKPLDTPSACRSKVDCPCVSAGHMKHEMTSCNSMDSIFKFLAGKYAAGEKREEL is encoded by the exons GTTTATGCTACATTTGGTGTAATGGCTGGCGTAGAAGCAAAAG GTAAAACAAGGAGTGCCTTTGACGAGCACGAAATCAAGAGggaagaagagaagaaaaaattCCCTCGAGATCTCCAAGGCTTTGGATACAAATTCAATGAAg CTGGGGAACTCCGTGACATAAAAACTGACGGCGGGTTTGAATTCAACGTGAAAGAAGGcgaccatcatcacaatcaagtTCGATATGAGGCCCTAGGTGAC GTGATAACAGAGTATATCTATGACCTGCTTGAAAAAGAAACCAAGTTGAAGAGGGTGCATGTGCCG ATTGATGCCGGTAAGGACAATCCCAGAAGTTTCTTCTTCATGAGTGAGGATGCCATGGAGAATCCTGATAAGTTGATGATCTTGATCCACGGAAGCGGTGTAGTTAGAGCTGGGCAGTGGGCACGCAG ActaatcatcaatgataatttGGACATGGGAACACAGATACCGTTTATCAAGAAGGCAAAAGAAGAAGGATATGGCGTCATAGTGCTTAacacaaatgaaaatgaagtgatcaagaaaaagaaaaagttatTAATTGAG GGAAACTCCACTCCAGAGCTGCACACACTCTATGTATGGGACAATTTCATCCGGAAAGCAAAAGCTAATAGTATTGCTATAGTTGCTCATAGTTACGGAGGAGTAGTTACTGTTAACCTG GCAAGCCACCGAGAAGAGAGCTTAGATCGAGTATTTGCCGTCGCCTTCACCGACTCAGTTCACAGTTTCCAGCTACAAGAGACGCCAAACCATGTCATCAAGTTCTTCAAAGAG AATGCCCAGAACTGGATTTCAAGTGACAAACCGTTAGATACACCATCAGCTTGTAGAAGTAAAGTAGATTGTCCTTGTGTTTCTGCTG GTCATATGAAGCACGAGATGACATCCTGCAACAGTATGGACTCCATCTTCAAATTCTTAGCAGGAAAATATGCTGCTGGAGAGAAGCGGGAGGAATTATAG
- the LOC135503623 gene encoding cotranscriptional regulator ARB2A-like isoform X5, with translation MAGVEAKGKTRSAFDEHEIKREEEKKKFPRDLQGFGYKFNEAGELRDIKTDGGFEFNVKEGDHHHNQVRYEALGDVITEYIYDLLEKETKLKRVHVPIDAGKDNPRSFFFMSEDAMENPDKLMILIHGSGVVRAGQWARRLIINDNLDMGTQIPFIKKAKEEGYGVIVLNTNENEVIKKKKKLLIEGNSTPELHTLYVWDNFIRKAKANSIAIVAHSYGGVVTVNLASHREESLDRVFAVAFTDSVHSFQLQETPNHVIKFFKENAQNWISSDKPLDTPSACRSKVDCPCVSAGHMKHEMTSCNSMDSIFKFLAGKYAAGEKREEL, from the exons ATGGCTGGCGTAGAAGCAAAAG GTAAAACAAGGAGTGCCTTTGACGAGCACGAAATCAAGAGggaagaagagaagaaaaaattCCCTCGAGATCTCCAAGGCTTTGGATACAAATTCAATGAAg CTGGGGAACTCCGTGACATAAAAACTGACGGCGGGTTTGAATTCAACGTGAAAGAAGGcgaccatcatcacaatcaagtTCGATATGAGGCCCTAGGTGAC GTGATAACAGAGTATATCTATGACCTGCTTGAAAAAGAAACCAAGTTGAAGAGGGTGCATGTGCCG ATTGATGCCGGTAAGGACAATCCCAGAAGTTTCTTCTTCATGAGTGAGGATGCCATGGAGAATCCTGATAAGTTGATGATCTTGATCCACGGAAGCGGTGTAGTTAGAGCTGGGCAGTGGGCACGCAG ActaatcatcaatgataatttGGACATGGGAACACAGATACCGTTTATCAAGAAGGCAAAAGAAGAAGGATATGGCGTCATAGTGCTTAacacaaatgaaaatgaagtgatcaagaaaaagaaaaagttatTAATTGAG GGAAACTCCACTCCAGAGCTGCACACACTCTATGTATGGGACAATTTCATCCGGAAAGCAAAAGCTAATAGTATTGCTATAGTTGCTCATAGTTACGGAGGAGTAGTTACTGTTAACCTG GCAAGCCACCGAGAAGAGAGCTTAGATCGAGTATTTGCCGTCGCCTTCACCGACTCAGTTCACAGTTTCCAGCTACAAGAGACGCCAAACCATGTCATCAAGTTCTTCAAAGAG AATGCCCAGAACTGGATTTCAAGTGACAAACCGTTAGATACACCATCAGCTTGTAGAAGTAAAGTAGATTGTCCTTGTGTTTCTGCTG GTCATATGAAGCACGAGATGACATCCTGCAACAGTATGGACTCCATCTTCAAATTCTTAGCAGGAAAATATGCTGCTGGAGAGAAGCGGGAGGAATTATAG